Proteins encoded within one genomic window of Streptomyces sp. NBC_01314:
- a CDS encoding WD40 repeat domain-containing protein, whose product MVEALAVSPDGATLAVGGGSGTLQLWDTATQQPLGGPLTTPGETIGSLAFSADSATLYTGSAHVPLQRYAVDPGGGHPGVRLVRGSWSASLLCGQRPCRARPDGVGLKTFRPCSPRPVRSRGCFRCWETMSSRVASPAVPRDESRLRYGMSHQ is encoded by the coding sequence GTGGTCGAGGCGCTCGCAGTCAGCCCCGACGGCGCCACCCTGGCCGTCGGGGGCGGCTCCGGCACACTGCAACTCTGGGACACCGCCACCCAACAGCCCCTGGGCGGCCCACTCACCACACCGGGCGAGACGATCGGCTCCCTCGCCTTCAGCGCCGACAGCGCCACCCTGTACACGGGAAGCGCGCACGTCCCGCTCCAGCGGTACGCGGTGGATCCCGGGGGCGGTCACCCAGGTGTGCGGCTGGTCCGTGGCTCATGGTCAGCCTCCCTACTGTGTGGTCAACGGCCTTGCCGGGCCCGCCCGGACGGGGTCGGCCTGAAAACATTTCGCCCGTGCTCGCCTCGTCCGGTACGGTCGCGGGGTTGTTTTCGCTGCTGGGAGACCATGAGTTCGCGTGTGGCCTCCCCGGCGGTTCCCCGGGATGAGAGCAGGTTGCGTTATGGCATGTCGCATCAGTGA
- a CDS encoding VOC family protein, with amino-acid sequence MACRISELVLGCHDPEVLARFWCEVLDFVVLDREGDDCIEIGSREGFGGPQPTIILSRRDEPEKGKSRLHIDVNATDRDQDAELERLLKLGARPADIGQTGEEQWHVLTDPEGNEFCLLKARLNPL; translated from the coding sequence ATGGCATGTCGCATCAGTGAGCTCGTGCTCGGTTGCCACGACCCCGAGGTGCTGGCGCGGTTCTGGTGCGAGGTCCTGGACTTCGTCGTGCTCGATCGCGAAGGGGACGACTGCATCGAGATCGGGTCGCGCGAAGGGTTCGGTGGTCCGCAGCCGACGATCATCCTCAGTCGTAGGGACGAGCCGGAGAAGGGGAAGTCCCGGCTGCACATCGACGTCAACGCCACCGACCGCGATCAGGACGCCGAACTCGAACGCCTTCTGAAGCTCGGTGCGCGCCCGGCTGACATCGGCCAGACAGGGGAGGAGCAGTGGCATGTCCTGACCGACCCCGAAGGCAATGAGTTCTGCCTGCTCAAGGCCCGCCTCAACCCGCTCTGA
- a CDS encoding VOC family protein, with the protein MSTKPFPEDDPRVTPYICVDGAAAGLDFYVAVLGATERMRMASPDGKIHHAELQLGNSVVMVADEFPDLGFRGPKSLGGTPVHLYVYVEDVDAVFAEALARGAVEVNAVKDEFYGDRVGQFEDPFGHRWHVASHVEDISPEEMEKRAREAMPG; encoded by the coding sequence GTGAGCACAAAGCCCTTTCCCGAGGACGATCCGCGCGTCACGCCGTACATCTGTGTCGACGGCGCGGCGGCCGGGCTCGACTTCTACGTCGCCGTTCTGGGCGCTACGGAGCGCATGCGGATGGCATCACCCGACGGCAAGATCCACCACGCCGAGCTGCAGCTGGGCAACTCGGTCGTCATGGTCGCGGACGAGTTCCCGGACCTGGGGTTCCGTGGGCCGAAGTCGCTCGGCGGCACGCCCGTGCACCTGTACGTGTACGTCGAGGACGTGGACGCGGTCTTCGCCGAGGCGCTCGCCAGGGGCGCCGTTGAGGTGAACGCGGTCAAGGACGAGTTCTACGGCGACCGGGTCGGGCAGTTCGAGGACCCCTTCGGTCATCGGTGGCATGTCGCCTCGCACGTGGAGGACATCTCGCCGGAGGAGATGGAGAAGCGGGCCAGGGAAGCCATGCCAGGTTGA
- a CDS encoding MFS transporter: MHEISHRGSHSSATWPPVTLLVLAICGITVISDGYDVVIYGAVIPSLLHEPGWGLTPAGAGLIGSFALVGMLIGATTVGTLTDRLGRRKLLICCLAWFSVMTGLCATATSPEVFGLFRFLAGLGLGGVLPTASALSGEYSHPKSRNLVFAILFSGFPVGGIIAALTGIFVIPRFGWQAMFLLGLIPLLLVVPLAFKLLPESIAFLRAQGRHAEADKTANRWNIALDDERKADPASESNKSGTDLDNKSPVRTLFSRGYVVATLCFLLMTCLCLFMIYGFNTWLPEIMRRAGHSAGSSLGFLLVFNLGAVIGTLVISLAADRLGSKPIITTTFLVSSVAVILLSLRLPTTVLYAAVALGGVGAMGTQTFVLAYVSKHYPVRMGATALGWTLGFGRLGSMLAPPLLGLIIGAGLAFQWNFYALAVPGIIGALLIGLVPRTPEADARAGHAGDGGTVRPLAEQT; this comes from the coding sequence ATGCACGAAATCAGTCACAGAGGAAGTCACTCCAGCGCCACCTGGCCTCCCGTGACACTGCTCGTCCTTGCGATCTGTGGCATCACTGTCATTTCCGATGGCTATGACGTGGTCATCTACGGCGCGGTGATTCCGTCCCTTCTCCACGAACCCGGATGGGGACTGACTCCCGCGGGGGCCGGGCTGATCGGTTCCTTCGCCCTGGTCGGGATGCTCATCGGAGCCACAACGGTCGGCACGCTCACCGACAGGCTGGGCCGCCGCAAGTTGCTCATCTGCTGCCTCGCCTGGTTCTCGGTGATGACCGGCCTGTGCGCGACGGCCACCTCTCCGGAGGTGTTCGGCCTCTTCCGGTTCCTCGCCGGCCTCGGCCTCGGCGGCGTGCTCCCGACCGCCAGCGCACTCAGCGGTGAGTACTCGCACCCCAAGTCGCGCAACCTGGTCTTCGCGATCCTCTTCAGCGGCTTTCCTGTCGGCGGCATCATCGCGGCTCTCACCGGGATCTTCGTGATTCCACGGTTCGGCTGGCAGGCGATGTTCCTGCTCGGCCTCATACCGCTTCTCCTGGTCGTGCCGCTGGCCTTCAAACTCCTGCCCGAGTCGATCGCCTTCCTCCGGGCACAAGGGCGGCACGCCGAGGCGGACAAGACCGCCAACCGCTGGAACATCGCCTTGGATGACGAGCGAAAGGCCGACCCGGCGTCCGAGTCGAACAAGTCCGGAACCGACTTGGACAACAAGTCGCCGGTGCGGACTCTCTTCTCGCGCGGCTACGTCGTAGCGACGCTGTGCTTCCTGCTGATGACGTGCCTGTGCCTGTTCATGATCTACGGCTTCAACACCTGGCTCCCGGAGATCATGCGACGCGCCGGCCACTCCGCGGGCTCCTCGCTCGGCTTCCTTCTGGTGTTCAACCTCGGAGCCGTCATCGGCACGCTCGTCATCTCGCTCGCGGCCGACCGGCTCGGCTCCAAGCCGATCATCACCACGACCTTCCTCGTGTCCAGCGTGGCCGTCATCCTGCTCAGCCTGCGGTTGCCCACCACGGTGCTGTACGCGGCCGTCGCACTGGGCGGGGTCGGGGCGATGGGAACGCAGACGTTCGTCCTCGCCTACGTCTCCAAGCACTATCCGGTACGGATGGGTGCCACGGCGTTGGGGTGGACGCTGGGCTTCGGCCGCCTCGGATCGATGCTCGCTCCGCCGCTGCTCGGACTCATCATCGGTGCCGGGCTGGCGTTCCAGTGGAACTTCTACGCGCTGGCCGTGCCCGGCATCATCGGCGCTCTGCTGATCGGCCTGGTTCCCCGCACACCGGAAGCGGACGCTCGGGCGGGGCATGCGGGTGACGGCGGCACCGTGCGCCCCCTCGCGGAGCAGACGTGA
- a CDS encoding maleylacetate reductase, which yields MPMTGTSRAPGGHDAGSADRSLTRFEHETLPQRVCFASGESAATVRAEVERLGAARVMVIAAAAEEELAQQVTAGLPVVLRWSEVVMHVPVEVAERARAATARHHVDCLVSVGGGSTTGLAKAIALTTDLPIVAVPTTYAGSEATSVWGLTEQARKTTGVDARVLPRSIVYDATLTVSLPVPMSVASGLNALAHCVDAMWGPRVDPIDRALAAEGIRALATGLPAVVADPAGLWGRERTLYGTYLSAVAFSSAGSGLHHKICHVLGGRYDLPHAQTHAVVLPYVLAFNASAAPEAEQRIAAALGAESAIEGLQRLRRDVDAPKALRDYGLREADVDDAVQGVLDVVPDSNPRPVTAHDLQRLLRSAWAGTDPSTMVDGKEDC from the coding sequence ATGCCTATGACCGGGACGTCACGAGCCCCCGGAGGCCATGACGCCGGCTCGGCCGACAGGTCGTTGACGCGGTTCGAGCACGAGACCCTGCCCCAGAGGGTGTGTTTCGCCTCGGGCGAGTCGGCGGCGACGGTACGGGCAGAGGTCGAGCGGCTCGGTGCCGCACGGGTGATGGTGATCGCGGCAGCCGCGGAAGAGGAGCTCGCGCAGCAGGTCACCGCGGGTCTGCCGGTCGTGCTGCGGTGGAGCGAGGTGGTGATGCACGTTCCGGTGGAGGTGGCCGAGCGGGCGCGCGCCGCCACGGCCCGACATCATGTGGACTGCCTGGTCAGCGTCGGTGGAGGGTCCACCACCGGCTTGGCGAAAGCGATCGCGTTGACCACGGACCTGCCCATCGTGGCGGTTCCCACCACGTACGCGGGCTCGGAGGCCACGAGTGTGTGGGGTCTCACCGAGCAGGCGCGCAAGACGACAGGTGTGGATGCGCGGGTCCTGCCGCGGTCCATCGTCTACGACGCGACGCTGACGGTGTCCTTGCCGGTGCCGATGAGTGTCGCATCAGGGCTGAACGCGCTGGCGCACTGCGTCGACGCGATGTGGGGTCCCCGCGTGGACCCGATCGACCGGGCGCTGGCGGCAGAGGGAATCCGGGCGCTGGCGACCGGGCTGCCCGCGGTGGTGGCCGATCCGGCGGGACTGTGGGGCCGGGAGCGGACGCTGTACGGGACGTATCTGTCGGCGGTGGCGTTCTCGTCGGCGGGTTCGGGGCTGCATCACAAGATCTGCCATGTCCTGGGGGGCAGGTACGACCTGCCGCACGCCCAGACCCACGCGGTGGTGCTGCCCTACGTGCTGGCGTTCAACGCATCCGCCGCCCCGGAAGCCGAACAACGGATCGCGGCCGCGCTCGGCGCGGAGTCGGCCATCGAAGGCCTGCAGCGGCTCCGGCGCGACGTGGACGCACCGAAGGCACTGCGCGACTACGGGCTGCGAGAGGCCGATGTCGACGACGCCGTGCAAGGCGTCCTGGACGTCGTCCCGGACAGCAATCCCCGTCCAGTGACGGCCCACGACCTCCAGCGCCTGCTGCGTTCGGCGTGGGCGGGCACGGACCCGAGCACGATGGTTGATGGCAAGGAGGACTGCTGA
- a CDS encoding dioxygenase: protein MSEKNGDADAQVAADQQAREQALVEQVVASFETAEDPRLKQLMQALTRHLHAFLCEVRPTEAEWASAIDFLTAAGHITDDKRQEFILLSDVLGASMQTIAINNEAYANATEATVLGPFFVEGSPGIPLGGDISFGAAGQPCWVEGTVTGTDGEPVPGARIEVWEADEDGFYDVQYDDDRLAARGHLVADENGHYRFWAITPTPYPIPHDGPVGALLASVGRSPMRASHLHFDVRAGGKRTLITHIFVRGDELLSSDAVFGVKESLIHDFVEHAVGTPTPDGRDLADRTWSSVRFDIVLAPAHTGWIHGHDAEPAVRETLATP, encoded by the coding sequence ATGAGTGAGAAGAACGGCGACGCCGACGCGCAGGTGGCAGCTGACCAGCAGGCGCGTGAACAAGCCCTGGTCGAGCAGGTCGTGGCCTCGTTCGAGACGGCCGAGGACCCGCGGCTGAAGCAGTTGATGCAAGCGCTGACCCGGCACCTGCACGCCTTCCTGTGTGAGGTGCGTCCGACCGAGGCGGAGTGGGCGTCCGCGATCGACTTCCTCACCGCGGCCGGGCACATCACCGACGACAAACGGCAGGAGTTCATCCTGCTGTCGGATGTCCTCGGGGCGTCCATGCAGACGATTGCGATCAACAACGAGGCATACGCGAACGCGACCGAGGCGACGGTGCTCGGCCCGTTCTTCGTCGAGGGCTCGCCAGGGATCCCACTGGGCGGGGACATCTCCTTCGGCGCCGCCGGACAGCCGTGCTGGGTCGAGGGCACAGTCACCGGGACCGACGGCGAACCCGTCCCGGGAGCACGCATCGAGGTGTGGGAAGCCGACGAGGACGGCTTCTACGACGTGCAGTACGACGACGACCGCCTGGCGGCACGAGGTCACCTCGTCGCCGACGAGAACGGCCACTACCGGTTCTGGGCGATCACCCCGACCCCGTACCCCATCCCGCACGACGGCCCTGTCGGCGCCCTGCTCGCCTCCGTCGGCCGTTCCCCCATGCGCGCCTCGCACCTGCACTTCGACGTCCGGGCCGGCGGAAAGCGAACCCTGATCACCCACATCTTCGTCCGGGGCGACGAACTCCTCAGCAGCGACGCCGTGTTCGGTGTCAAGGAATCACTCATTCACGACTTCGTGGAGCACGCTGTGGGCACCCCCACCCCCGACGGACGCGATCTCGCGGACCGTACCTGGTCCAGCGTCCGCTTCGACATCGTCCTGGCTCCCGCGCACACCGGCTGGATCCATGGGCACGACGCGGAGCCGGCCGTGCGAGAAACACTGGCGACGCCCTGA
- a CDS encoding nuclear transport factor 2 family protein, producing MPATETDQHELRRLVDNWALWRDAGDWDRFATVWHPAEGWMTATWFQGPATDFIAVSREGFENGVSILHFLGGHTADVVGDRAVTQTKMTINQRAEVDGVEVDVVCTGRFYDFCARHEGAWKIVRRQPIYEKGRLDLVDPSATLSLDRELLGRFPVGYRHLGYLQTKAGFTVKTGLPGLTGEVVQRLYEEGAKWLAGASTPGDAH from the coding sequence ATGCCGGCAACCGAGACAGATCAGCACGAGCTTCGCCGACTCGTCGACAACTGGGCACTGTGGCGCGACGCCGGCGACTGGGACCGGTTCGCCACCGTATGGCACCCAGCGGAGGGCTGGATGACGGCCACCTGGTTCCAAGGGCCGGCAACGGACTTCATCGCTGTCAGCCGGGAAGGTTTCGAAAACGGCGTCAGCATCCTGCACTTCCTCGGCGGACACACCGCCGACGTCGTGGGCGACCGTGCCGTCACCCAGACCAAGATGACCATCAACCAGCGGGCCGAGGTCGACGGAGTCGAGGTCGACGTCGTCTGCACGGGACGCTTCTACGACTTCTGCGCGCGTCACGAGGGCGCGTGGAAGATCGTGCGGCGCCAGCCGATCTACGAGAAGGGCCGTCTCGACCTTGTCGATCCGTCCGCGACGCTCAGCCTGGACCGGGAGCTGCTGGGCCGTTTCCCCGTCGGCTACCGCCATCTTGGGTACCTGCAGACCAAGGCGGGCTTCACGGTGAAGACCGGGCTGCCGGGTCTGACGGGCGAGGTGGTGCAGCGCCTCTACGAGGAAGGCGCGAAATGGCTGGCCGGCGCGAGCACTCCGGGCGACGCTCACTGA
- a CDS encoding GntR family transcriptional regulator, producing the protein MSTRSSDSPREQRSAENGSEAQASAVPTAGAPGAVGGRRLALDVHARLRDMILKGELPPGSALLQAEMARKLGVSRTPMREAFRLLQEEGLIDARPDQRARVRGVDPEDLDGVYGARIMLETLAVNVTAKSLVAGDLERMGEALKRMRELAGQDLPDKWHAAHREFHGIATQAVGSHLQRMLASLGEHSERYIRLAQLGMPSSWARAHADHEALLEALRLGDPDEAARVIARHLARTALNVLADIAPEYEPAATRTALGIAGNGQS; encoded by the coding sequence ATGAGCACGAGGAGCAGCGACAGTCCCCGGGAACAGCGGTCGGCGGAGAACGGAAGCGAGGCGCAGGCCTCGGCCGTGCCGACGGCCGGGGCACCCGGGGCCGTGGGCGGACGCCGGCTGGCCCTGGACGTGCACGCACGGCTGCGGGACATGATCTTGAAGGGCGAGCTGCCTCCTGGCTCGGCCCTGCTTCAGGCCGAGATGGCACGGAAGCTGGGCGTCAGCCGCACACCGATGCGTGAGGCCTTCCGGCTGCTTCAGGAAGAGGGGCTCATCGACGCACGGCCCGACCAGCGGGCGAGGGTGCGGGGAGTGGACCCCGAGGACCTGGACGGTGTCTACGGAGCTCGCATCATGCTCGAAACGCTCGCTGTGAACGTGACGGCCAAGTCGCTCGTGGCGGGGGACCTGGAGCGCATGGGCGAAGCCCTGAAGCGTATGCGGGAACTGGCGGGACAGGACCTGCCGGACAAGTGGCACGCCGCGCACAGGGAGTTCCACGGCATCGCGACCCAGGCTGTGGGGTCGCATCTGCAGCGCATGTTGGCGTCTCTCGGCGAGCACAGCGAGCGCTACATCCGGCTGGCCCAGCTGGGAATGCCCAGCTCATGGGCCCGGGCGCACGCAGATCACGAAGCGCTGCTGGAGGCGCTGCGCCTGGGTGACCCGGACGAGGCGGCACGGGTGATCGCCCGCCATCTCGCCCGTACCGCTCTGAACGTCCTGGCGGACATCGCCCCGGAGTACGAGCCCGCGGCCACGCGGACCGCGCTCGGGATCGCGGGGAACGGGCAGTCCTGA
- a CDS encoding zinc-binding dehydrogenase — translation MSGTLAPSEFGWSQALPVPSTMWAMLFRRFGPPDVLERAAVDTPRPGPGEVLVQVAAVGIGRLLDLTARAGDHPYATIEPPHILGADHAGTVAALGEGVDSVQVGDRVAVLPGVACGTCAYCADGREEVCDSLTVIGTHHPGAYAQYCAVPARNVHKVPDGIPAAMAASLALLGAVAANQMTQAGLRPGHWVLVQGASSALGSTTAAYAQHLGAKTIATSRSAEKRAAMAVAGADVVLDTNAPDFVERVREVTGGRGVDIAVDNLGDPAVWDATLDSLTRGGTVVTSGAFLGGQVKIDLRRVYSDCHRIIGVRTGNPAAVKELWTQVENGFRAVVDRTFPIARAADAHRYMEDDNCLGRVALTLGPGDWDA, via the coding sequence ATGAGCGGCACTCTGGCCCCTTCCGAGTTCGGCTGGTCGCAGGCGCTGCCGGTTCCCTCAACCATGTGGGCCATGCTGTTCCGCAGGTTCGGGCCGCCGGATGTGCTGGAGCGGGCCGCGGTAGACACACCGCGTCCCGGTCCCGGCGAGGTCCTCGTGCAGGTCGCCGCGGTCGGCATCGGCCGACTCCTCGACCTCACGGCCCGCGCGGGCGACCACCCCTACGCCACGATCGAACCGCCCCACATCCTGGGCGCGGACCACGCCGGCACCGTCGCCGCCCTCGGCGAGGGCGTGGACTCCGTACAGGTCGGCGACCGCGTGGCCGTCCTGCCCGGTGTCGCCTGCGGCACCTGTGCCTACTGCGCCGACGGCCGCGAGGAGGTCTGCGACTCCCTGACCGTGATAGGCACCCACCACCCCGGCGCCTACGCGCAGTACTGTGCGGTGCCGGCGCGCAACGTCCACAAGGTCCCGGACGGCATTCCCGCCGCGATGGCCGCCTCGCTCGCGCTCCTCGGCGCTGTCGCCGCCAACCAGATGACCCAGGCAGGGCTCCGCCCCGGACACTGGGTACTCGTGCAGGGCGCGTCGTCCGCACTCGGTTCCACGACGGCCGCCTACGCCCAGCACCTGGGCGCGAAGACCATCGCGACCTCCCGCTCGGCGGAGAAGCGCGCGGCCATGGCCGTGGCGGGAGCCGACGTCGTGCTCGACACCAACGCGCCGGACTTCGTGGAGCGGGTACGCGAGGTGACCGGCGGTCGCGGCGTCGACATCGCCGTCGACAACCTCGGTGACCCGGCCGTCTGGGACGCCACCCTCGACTCCCTGACCCGCGGCGGCACCGTGGTGACCTCCGGCGCCTTCCTCGGCGGCCAGGTCAAGATCGACCTGCGCCGCGTGTACTCCGACTGCCACCGCATCATCGGGGTACGCACGGGCAACCCGGCCGCGGTAAAGGAACTGTGGACACAGGTGGAGAACGGCTTCCGTGCCGTGGTCGACCGCACCTTCCCCATCGCCCGGGCCGCCGATGCCCACCGCTACATGGAGGACGACAACTGTCTCGGGCGGGTGGCGCTCACCCTGGGCCCCGGCGACTGGGACGCGTAA
- a CDS encoding fumarylacetoacetate hydrolase family protein, with amino-acid sequence MTPSEWSLVQYRVDDSEKVAVGVYTDGAVVQGPPGTEGLTLMEVLGRWESLAPLLRDWAPTASDSVAGARLAPPLTYPGKVLCAGANYWDHIAEMGCERPDELGDPFFFFKPPTTTVTGPGDPVPLPAYPGARVDWEAELAVVIGRGGRDLVPGQAMDHVAGYLVANDISARDRIKADKPVAEPFTYDWVSHKGQDGFCPLGPGLVPAWQITDPQNLKIQLSINGVLKQDSSTAQMMVKIPQVIAAASRITRLEPGDVILTGTPAGCGVPRGEFLAAGDDIVIEIERIGRLENKVVAS; translated from the coding sequence ATGACACCGTCTGAATGGTCGTTGGTGCAGTACCGGGTCGATGACTCGGAGAAAGTCGCTGTCGGTGTGTACACCGACGGAGCCGTGGTCCAGGGGCCGCCCGGGACAGAAGGCCTCACGCTCATGGAGGTGCTGGGCCGGTGGGAATCGCTCGCGCCGCTGCTGCGCGACTGGGCGCCGACCGCGTCCGACTCCGTAGCGGGTGCCCGACTCGCTCCGCCGCTGACGTATCCCGGCAAGGTGCTCTGCGCCGGCGCCAACTACTGGGACCACATCGCCGAGATGGGCTGCGAACGCCCCGACGAGCTGGGGGACCCGTTTTTCTTCTTCAAACCTCCGACGACGACCGTGACGGGACCAGGGGATCCGGTGCCCCTGCCCGCCTACCCGGGTGCCCGCGTCGACTGGGAGGCCGAACTGGCCGTCGTCATCGGCCGTGGCGGCCGCGACCTCGTGCCCGGGCAGGCCATGGACCATGTCGCCGGCTACCTGGTGGCGAACGACATCTCGGCGCGGGACCGGATCAAGGCCGACAAGCCCGTCGCCGAGCCATTCACCTACGACTGGGTCAGCCACAAGGGCCAGGACGGATTCTGCCCGCTCGGCCCGGGACTGGTGCCTGCCTGGCAGATCACCGACCCACAGAACCTGAAGATCCAGCTCAGCATCAACGGTGTACTGAAGCAGGACTCATCCACCGCGCAGATGATGGTGAAGATCCCGCAGGTGATCGCGGCGGCCAGCCGCATCACCCGGCTGGAACCGGGAGACGTCATCCTCACCGGCACACCCGCCGGCTGCGGAGTACCGCGCGGGGAATTCCTTGCTGCCGGGGATGACATAGTCATTGAGATCGAGCGCATCGGTCGCCTGGAGAACAAGGTGGTGGCGTCATGA
- a CDS encoding VOC family protein, which produces MLRVIGLLHYGLQVPSLDTGASFYSAFGLEAAERGNAVVIRCDGREQDQTLLMEGPVKRFHHVAFAVEPESLPEWQRHLERLGLKLLDAPTEAPGGLWFRDLEGNLVNLRDEGIAPWREFGTKDAHDANVGDRVRRIDQARWRSATEETSPQRLGHMLIFSSDVSASEAFYTRTLGLRLSDRIVGGPVFLNSGPGDHHVFGFVPGEYPGLHHSSWMVSDIDQIARGAQNMVAEGYTKGWGLGRHTLGSNLFHYIQDPWGSWIEYSSDMDCITDNWQPNDWEDLPAAIWSPGEPPADFITNQEAKPT; this is translated from the coding sequence ATGTTGCGTGTCATCGGTCTCCTGCACTACGGACTCCAGGTGCCGTCACTGGATACGGGGGCGAGCTTCTACAGCGCGTTCGGACTGGAGGCGGCGGAGCGCGGCAATGCGGTCGTGATCCGTTGTGACGGCCGGGAGCAGGACCAGACGTTGCTGATGGAGGGGCCGGTCAAGCGGTTCCACCACGTGGCGTTCGCGGTGGAGCCTGAGTCGCTGCCCGAGTGGCAGCGGCACCTGGAGCGCCTGGGTCTGAAGTTGTTGGACGCGCCGACCGAGGCGCCCGGCGGGCTGTGGTTCCGCGATCTCGAGGGGAACCTGGTCAACCTTCGTGACGAGGGGATCGCCCCCTGGCGCGAGTTCGGGACCAAGGACGCGCACGACGCCAACGTCGGAGACCGGGTCCGCCGGATCGACCAGGCCCGCTGGCGGAGCGCGACCGAGGAAACCAGCCCTCAGCGTCTCGGCCATATGCTGATCTTCAGCTCCGATGTGAGCGCTTCCGAGGCCTTCTACACCCGTACGCTCGGGCTGCGGCTGTCGGACCGCATCGTCGGCGGACCTGTATTTCTGAACTCGGGGCCCGGCGACCACCATGTCTTCGGCTTCGTCCCGGGGGAGTACCCCGGTCTGCACCACTCCAGCTGGATGGTGTCCGACATCGACCAGATCGCCAGGGGCGCGCAGAACATGGTCGCCGAGGGCTACACGAAGGGCTGGGGTTTGGGCCGCCACACCCTCGGCTCGAACCTCTTCCACTACATCCAGGACCCGTGGGGCAGCTGGATCGAGTACTCCAGCGACATGGACTGCATCACCGACAACTGGCAGCCGAACGACTGGGAGGACCTTCCGGCTGCCATCTGGAGCCCCGGGGAGCCACCGGCCGACTTCATCACCAACCAGGAGGCGAAGCCCACCTGA
- a CDS encoding transposase has product MTGRPPKGRTWGRRGITPKVKVPGRSGGRLSVAGLLCYRPGLPARLCYRLRRHTGRKGERRSLGESDYIHLLDGAHHLLKAPLIVVWDRLNTHTSKTMKALVAEREWLTVVLLPGYAPDLNPVEGLWAHIKRSLANLAARTLSELETLLRRRLKALQYRHSILGGFLAGTGLALDRPN; this is encoded by the coding sequence GTGACCGGTCGGCCGCCCAAGGGCCGCACCTGGGGCCGACGCGGCATCACCCCGAAGGTCAAAGTGCCCGGTCGCAGCGGGGGACGGCTCTCGGTAGCCGGGCTGCTGTGCTACCGGCCCGGCCTGCCCGCCCGCCTGTGTTACCGGCTGCGCCGGCACACCGGCCGCAAGGGCGAGCGCCGCTCGCTCGGCGAGAGCGACTACATCCACCTCCTGGACGGCGCCCACCACCTGCTCAAGGCCCCACTGATCGTGGTGTGGGACCGGCTGAACACCCACACCTCCAAGACGATGAAGGCACTCGTGGCCGAGCGGGAATGGCTGACGGTGGTCCTGCTGCCCGGGTATGCGCCCGACCTCAACCCGGTCGAGGGCCTGTGGGCGCACATCAAGCGGAGCCTGGCCAACCTGGCCGCCCGCACCCTCAGCGAACTGGAGACCCTGCTCCGCAGACGGCTCAAGGCACTGCAGTACCGGCACAGCATCCTCGGCGGGTTCCTCGCCGGGACGGGCCTCGCTCTCGACAGACCGAACTAA
- a CDS encoding winged helix-turn-helix domain-containing protein, with translation MRYPDGGGLTAEQRTRREEVRMRAADLFEEDVKVPCIARELRVSEKSVYQWRRVWASGGREALRSQGPPGYDCRLGPDLQAKLAVWLEEGPAAHGWRDDQVWTAARVRTLIGRKFHLSYSVSGVTRLLHRMGFSVQMPARPAAERDEDAITAWREATWQEVKPSGRRPARISASRTKRA, from the coding sequence ATGCGGTATCCGGACGGGGGCGGTTTGACCGCCGAGCAGCGCACGCGGCGCGAAGAGGTACGCATGCGGGCCGCTGATCTCTTCGAGGAGGATGTGAAAGTCCCGTGCATCGCCCGGGAGTTACGGGTGAGCGAGAAGTCGGTCTACCAGTGGCGCCGCGTGTGGGCGTCAGGTGGGCGGGAAGCGCTGCGTTCACAAGGGCCCCCGGGCTACGACTGCCGACTCGGCCCCGACCTGCAGGCCAAGCTCGCCGTCTGGCTGGAAGAAGGGCCGGCCGCGCACGGCTGGAGGGACGACCAGGTGTGGACCGCCGCAAGGGTACGCACGCTGATCGGGCGGAAGTTCCACCTCTCCTACAGCGTCTCCGGGGTGACCCGGCTGCTGCACCGGATGGGCTTCAGCGTGCAGATGCCCGCCCGGCCCGCCGCCGAACGCGACGAGGACGCGATCACCGCATGGCGGGAGGCGACCTGGCAGGAGGTAAAACCTTCCGGGCGGCGACCGGCGCGTATCTCTGCTTCGAGGACGAAGCGGGCGTGA